One window of the Candidatus Bathyarchaeota archaeon genome contains the following:
- a CDS encoding winged helix-turn-helix domain-containing protein yields MAKLSGSKNIRSPKSRVKFDTKTVRMWVLPLLMRIDVGDYPTKAGRIIGLSRQHTWYYVRKLEECGLIRREKRSNVIFYELTSESKRLLASCEGTVFPGRLYRFDKCQIAYEIIADGLMPGNFKKIEMTNWTALLGTELGVKVRKTTRSWIVHVEVIRGRNPIEVTNLAMNLANRVRDALVSKYGCVLGDGKVIAGEMAVEDPVASLFGRYFTVRTDKRKIDHSWSVGELEHLQKDAVIEYLQMPEKVRNIEGEVAAMRSDISQLTSSLRQLFDAEGNRQPSSPRNAGGKDGYVA; encoded by the coding sequence TTGGCAAAGCTTTCTGGAAGTAAAAACATTCGCTCTCCAAAGTCTAGAGTAAAATTTGACACTAAGACAGTTCGCATGTGGGTACTCCCGTTATTGATGCGGATAGACGTTGGGGACTATCCAACCAAGGCGGGCCGCATCATCGGTTTAAGCCGTCAACATACCTGGTACTACGTGAGAAAGCTTGAGGAGTGCGGGCTTATCCGCCGTGAGAAGCGGAGCAACGTCATATTCTACGAGTTGACGTCGGAAAGTAAAAGGTTGCTCGCGTCATGTGAGGGCACAGTTTTCCCAGGTCGCCTGTATAGGTTTGACAAGTGCCAGATAGCCTACGAGATTATCGCTGATGGGCTGATGCCTGGGAACTTCAAGAAGATAGAGATGACTAACTGGACGGCTCTTCTTGGAACAGAGTTAGGCGTCAAGGTTCGCAAGACTACTCGGAGTTGGATTGTGCACGTTGAGGTTATTCGTGGCAGGAATCCCATCGAAGTTACAAATTTAGCTATGAACCTGGCTAATCGTGTTCGTGACGCTTTGGTGAGTAAGTATGGTTGTGTTTTAGGCGATGGAAAGGTTATTGCTGGAGAGATGGCAGTCGAGGACCCGGTTGCGTCTTTGTTTGGTCGCTATTTTACGGTACGGACAGACAAGCGTAAGATTGATCATAGCTGGTCTGTTGGCGAGTTAGAGCATCTGCAGAAGGATGCTGTTATCGAGTATTTGCAGATGCCGGAGAAAGTGAGGAACATTGAAGGTGAAGTTGCGGCAATGCGCAGCGACATAAGCCAGTTGACCAGTTCGTTGAGGCAGCTTTTTGACGCTGAAGGTAATCGTCAGCCAAGTTCTCCTAGGAATGCTGGAGGCAAAGATGGCTATGTCGCTTAG